The following proteins are co-located in the Megalobrama amblycephala isolate DHTTF-2021 linkage group LG12, ASM1881202v1, whole genome shotgun sequence genome:
- the crybb2 gene encoding beta-crystallin B2 — translation MATDHQNPATKQKQPVASAFKLVIYEQENFQGRCHELTGPCNNLKEADMEKVGSILVLCGPWVGYEQPSCKGEQYVFEKGEYPRWDAWTNSRRSDCIAAFRPIKVDSQEHKIVLYENPSFAGKKIEIVDDDVPSFHAHGYHEKVSSVRVQSGTWVGYQYPGYRGYQYLFEKGEFKECSEFGAVLPQIQSVRRIRDMQYHPKGAFQPSN, via the exons ATGGCAACTGATCACCAGAACCCTGCAACCAAGCAAAAACAACCAGTTGCCAGTGCCTTTAAG TTGGTGATCTACGAACAGGAAAACTTTCAAGGCCGCTGTCATGAGCTGACTGGGCCCTGTAACAACCTCAAGGAGGCGGACATGGAGAAAGTGGGCTCAATACTGGTGCTCTGTGGAcc GTGGGTGGGATATGAGCAGCCCAGCTGTAAGGGGGAACAGTATGTGTTTGAGAAGGGTGAGTATCCTCGCTGGGACGCCTGGACCAACAGCAGACGCAGTGACTGCATCGCAGCCTTCCGCCCCATCAAAGtg GACAGCCAGGAACACAAGATCGTACTCTATGAGAACCCAAGCTTTGCTGGGAAGAAGATTGAGATCGTAGATGATGATGTTCCTAGCTTCCACGCTCATGGATACCATGAGAAAGTCTCTTCAGTTCGCGTGCAGAGTGGCAC CTGGGTGGGCTATCAGTACCCAGGATACAGAGGCTACCAGTATTTGTTCGAGAAAGGAGAGTTTAAGGAGTGTTCTGAGTTTGGGGCCGTGCTGCCTCAGATCCAGTCCGTGAGGCGCATCCGTGACATGCAATATCACCCAAAAGGGGCCTTCCAACCCTCTAACTAA
- the kazald3 gene encoding kazal-type serine peptidase inhibitor domain 3, whose amino-acid sequence MLLNIVMFAVLVLSVRPGEGFPNYKDDYMDEDLATFDYYKGTDVFDEGNRTQECEECVPELCPLAQGCRAGLVQDSCGCCFQCANLEGQTCDLGQRNVYYGLCGEDMECKLDRSDGVDGEEPEAQCVCLSQKPLCGSDGQTYMNLCKYKEAAYSKPGLNVSDGPCRTVPVIKVPPHNLVNVTGSSIAFLCEVFAFPMALVEWRKDGKEVILPGDDPHISVQSRGGPQKYELSSWLQIEEASQTDSGTYRCIARNELGQVSATAILGVLPPDEMSVYLEQNMNEMRGYDQLQDYDRDYY is encoded by the exons ATGTTATTGAACATAGTTATGTTTGCTGTTTTGGTTCTGAGCGTCAGACCTGGAGAAGGTTTCCCCAATTACAAAGATGACTACATGGACGAGGACTTGGCCACTTTCGACTATTACAAAGGGACGGATGTGTTTGATGAGGGGAACAGGACGCAGGAGTGTGAGGAGTGTGTGCCGGAGCTGTGCCCGCTCGCGCAGGGCTGTAGAGCAGGGCTGGTGCAGGACAGCTGCGGCTGCTGCTTTCAATGCGCCAACCTGGAGGGACAGACCTGTGATCTCGGCCAGAGAAATGTCTATTATGGATTGTGTGGAGAGGACATGGAGTGCAAACTGGACAGGTCGGATGGAGTAGACGGAGAGGAGCCAGaagctcagtgtgtgtgtttgtctcagAAACCTCTGTGTGGCTCAGACGGACAGACCTACATGAATCTCTGCAAATATAAAGAAGCGGCTTATTCAAAGCCTGGACTCAATGTGAGCGACGGGCCGTGCAGGACAG TCCCCGTCATCAAAGTGCCACCACATAATCTGGTAAATGTAACAGGCAGCAGTATAGCATTTCTCTGCGAGGTGTTTGCATTTCCCATGGCACTAGTGGAATGGAGGAAAGATGGAAAAGAGGTCATTTTACCGGGCGATGATCCTCACATATCTGTTCAG TCACGAGGTGGCCCTCAAAAGTATGAACTTTCCAGTTGGCTGCAGATCGAAGAGGCCAGTCAGACGGATTCTGGAACATACAGGTGCATTGCTCGAAATGAGCTTGGGCAAGTCTCAGCCACAGCAATTTTAGGAGTCCTGCCACCAG aTGAGATGTCTGTCTATTTGgaacaaaacatgaatgaaatgaGGGGCTATGACCAATTACAAGACTATGACAGGGATTATTACTAA